Proteins encoded in a region of the Procambarus clarkii isolate CNS0578487 chromosome 42, FALCON_Pclarkii_2.0, whole genome shotgun sequence genome:
- the LOC138373436 gene encoding circumsporozoite protein-like gives MGQGQEMGQGQEMGQRQKMGLGLEMGQGLEMGQGQEMGQGQEMGQRQEMGQEQEMGHRQEMGQEKEMGQGQEMGKVAEELPEAGNGPWAEDGPGARDGPGTGNGPGAGDGPGGGDGTGAGNGPRT, from the coding sequence ATGggccagggacaggagatgggccaagggcaggagatgggccagaggCAGAAGATGGGCCTGGGGCTGGAAATGGGCCAGGGGCTGGAGATGGGtcagggacaggagatgggccagggacaggagatgggccagaggcaggagatgggccaggaacAGGAGATGGGCCataggcaggagatgggccaggaaaaggagatgggccaggggcaggagatggggaaAGTGGCAGAAGAATTGCCAGAGGCAGGAAATGGGCCATGGGCagaagatgggccaggggcaagaGATGGACCAGGGACAGgaaatgggccaggggcaggagatgggccagggggagGAGATGGGACAGGGGCAGGAAACGGGCCTAGGACATGA
- the LOC138373435 gene encoding uncharacterized protein encodes MGQQEMGQGRKRARAGDGPGAEDGLGSEDGPGAGDGKWTYDRPGAGDGPGAGDGPDGPGAGDGPRARDGPGAEDEPGAGDWPGQEMGQGQEMGQGQETGQGKRWVRAGNGPGQEMGQGQKMGQGQEMGQAQEMGKGQEMVQMGQGQEMGQRQEMGQGQEMGHRQEMGERQEMGHWQEMGQWQETGQGLEMGQGQEMGQGKEMSQGQEMGQGQEIGQGQEIIQVQEMSQGQ; translated from the coding sequence atgggccagcaggagatgggccagggcagGAAACGGGCCAGGGCAGGAGATGGTCCAGGGGCAGAAGACGGGCTAGGGTCAGAAgacgggccaggggcaggagatgggaaaTGGACATATgataggccaggggcaggagatgggccaggggcaggagatgggccagatgGGCCAGGGGCTGGAGATGGGCCACGGGCAAGAGACGGGCCAGGGGCAGAAGAtgagccaggggcaggagattggccagggcaggagatgggccaagggcaggagatgggccaggggcaggagacggGCCAGGGCAAGAGATGGGTCAGGGCAGGAAACGGAccagggcaggagatgggccaggggcagaagatgggccaggggcaggagatgggccaggcgcAGGAGATGGGCAAGGGGCAGGAGATGGtccagatgggccaggggcaagaGATGGGCcagaggcaggagatgggccaggggcaggagatggggcaTAGACAGGAGATGGGCGAGAGGCAGGAGATGGGTCattggcaggagatgggccagtggCAGGAGACGGGCCAGGGgctggagatgggccaggggcaagaGATGGGCCAGGGAAAGGAGAtgagccaggggcaggagatgggccagggacaggagattggccaggggcaggagattaTCCAGGTGCAGGAGATGAGCCAGGGACAGTAG